A DNA window from Elephas maximus indicus isolate mEleMax1 chromosome 17, mEleMax1 primary haplotype, whole genome shotgun sequence contains the following coding sequences:
- the LOC126060878 gene encoding LOW QUALITY PROTEIN: olfactory receptor 143-like (The sequence of the model RefSeq protein was modified relative to this genomic sequence to represent the inferred CDS: substituted 1 base at 1 genomic stop codon), with protein sequence MKXMAMKNDSSVIEFILMGLTDQPELQLPLFCLLLVNYVVTVMGNLSLINLICLNSHLHTPLYFFLFNLSFIDLCYSFVFTPKMLMSFISERKIISFTGCMTQLFFYCFFVSSECYVLTAMAYDRYVAICKPLLYTVTMSPKFCSLLMFGSYMMGFADAMVHTGFIITLMFCDSNIINHYMCDIFPLLQLSCSSTYANELVVSIIVGIVVTVSGLIIFLSYALILFNILHMSSPKGWSKAFSTCGSHIITVGLFYRFGRLTHVKPSSAGFVEQGKFFSVFYTNVVPMLNPLIYSLRNKDVKLALK encoded by the coding sequence ATGAAGTGAATGGCTATGAAAAATGACTCCTCAGTGATTGAGTTTATCCTTATGGGATTAACAGACCAACCTGAGCTCCAGCTGCCCCTGTTTTGTCTGTTGTTGGTGAACTATGTGGTCACTGTCATGGGGAATTTGAGCTTAATTAACCTGATTTGTCTGAATTCCCACCTTCACACCCCCTTGTACtttttcctcttcaatctgtcttTCATTGACCTCTGCTATTCATTTGTCTTTACTCCCAAAATGCTGATGAGCTTTATTTCAGAGAGGAAAATAATCTCCTTTACAGGATGCATGACTCAGCTATTTTTCTACTgcttctttgtcagctctgagtGCTATGTGTTGACAgccatggcctatgatcgctatgtggctATCTGCAAGCCCCTGCTGTACACAGTCACCATGTCCCCTAAGttctgttccctgttgatgtttGGTTCATATATGATGGGGTTTGCTGATGCCATGGTACACACTGGGTTTATAATCACATTGATGTTTTGTGACTCCAACATCATCAACCATTACATGTGTGACATCTTCCCGCTCCTCCAGCTCTCCTGCAGCAGCACCTATGCCAATGAGCTTGTGGTTTCCATTATTGTAGGCATAGTTGTCACAGTATCCGGCCTCATTATCTTTCTCTCTTATGCTTTGATTCTTTTCAATATCCTTCACATGTCATCTCCTAAGGGTTGGTCCAAAGCCTTCAGCACCTGTGGCTCCCACATAATAACTGTTGGTCTATTCTATAGATTTGGAAGGCTCACTCATGTCAAACCATCATCTGCTGGGTTTGTGGAGCAGGGAAAATTTTTCTCAGTGTTTTACACCAATGTGGTGCCCATGCTGAATCCCCTCATCTATAGCCTCAGAAACAAGGATGTCAAACTTGCTCTAAAATAA